The segment tgacttgctttcccctgccctgaggcgcatgaataccaagatgagagcagcccgcacagttgagaagcgagtggcgatagccctgtggaagcttgcaacgccagacagctaccagtcagttgggaatcagtttggagtgggcaaatctactgtgggggctgctgtgatgcaagtagcccacgcaatcaaagatctgctgatatcaagggtagtgaccctgggaaatctgcaggtcatagtggatggctttgctgcaatgggattccctaactgtggtggggctatagacggaacccatatccctatcatggcaccggagcaccaagccgccgagtacataaaccgcaaggggtacttttcgatagtgctgcaagctctggtggatcacaagggacgtttcaccaacatcaacgtgggatggccaggaaaggtgcatgatgctcgtatcttcaggaactctggtctgtttcaaaagctgcaggaagggactttattcccagaccagaaaataactgttggggatgttgaaatgcctatatgtatccttggggacccagcctaccccttaatgccatggctcatgaagccgtacacaggcagcgtggacagtagtcaggagctgttcaagtacaggctgagcaagtgcagaatggtggtagaatgtgcatttggacgtttaaaggcgcgctggcgcagtttactgactcgcttagacctcagcgaaaccaatattcccactgttattactgcttgctgtgtgctccacaatatctgtgagagtaagggggagacatttatggcggggtgggaggttgaggcaaagcgcctggctgctggttacgtgcagccagacaccagggcggttagaagagcacaggagggcacggtacacatcagagaagctttgaaaaccagtttcatgactggccaggctacggtgtgaaagttctgtttgtttctccttgatgaaaccccccgccccttggttcactctacttccctgtaagctaaccacccgcccctcctcccttcaatcaccgcttgcagaggcaataaagtcattgttgcttcacattcatgcattctttattcattcatcacacaaatagggggatgactaccaaggtagcccaggaggggtggtggaggagggaaggaaaatgccacacagcactttaagcacagcactttaaaagtttacaactttaaaatttattgaatgacagccttctttttttggggcaatcctctgtggtggagtggctggttggccggaggcccccccccaccgcgttcttgggcgtctgggtgtggaggctatggaacttggggaggagggcggttggttacagaggggcagcagtggcagtctgtgctccagctgcctttgctgcagctcaaccatacactggagcatactggtttggtcctgcagcagcctcagcattgaatcctgcctcctctcatcacgctgccgccacatttgagcttcagccctgtcttcagcccgtcacttactctcttcagcccgccacttattctcttcagcccgccacctctcctcctggtcattttgtgctttcctgcactctgacattatttgcctccacgcattcgtctgtgctctgtcagtgtgggaggacagcatgagctcggagaacatttcatcgtgagtgcggttttttttctttctaagcttcactagcctctgggaaggagaagatcctgtgatcattgaaacacatgcagctggtggagaaaaaaaaagggacagcggtatttaaaaagacacattttataaaacagtggctacactctttcagggtaaaccttgctgttaacattacatacatagcacatgtgctttcgttacaaggtcgcattttgcctcctcccaccgcgtgactaccccctcaaccttcccccctccctgtggctaacagcggggaacatttctgtttagccacaggcaaacagcccagtaggaatgggctcctctgagtgtcccctgaagaaaagcactctatttcaaccaggtgaccatgaattatatctcactctcctgaggataacacagagagataaagaacggatgttgtttgaatgctagcaaacaaacggatgttgtttgaatgctgcaatgctgtgttctacaatgttacccaagtacgtgttactggcctggagtggtaaagtgtcctaccatgaaggacgcaataaggctgccctccccagaaaccttttgcaaaggctttaggactacatctaggagaaccgcaaatgccagggcaaagtaatgctttcacatgcttgcttttaaaccatgtatagtattttaaaaggtacactcaccagaggtcccttctccgcctgctgggtccaggaggcagccttgggtgggttcggggggtactggcttcaGGTCtggggtgagaaacagttcctggctgtcggggaaacCGGTTtgtccgcttgcttgctgtgagctatcttcttcatccccaaaacctgcttccgtcttgcctccatctccattgaaggagtcaaacaacacggctggggtagtggtggctgaaccccctaaaatggcatgcagctcatcatagaagcggcatgtttggggctctgacccagagcggctgttcgcctctctggttttctggtaggcttgcctcagctccttcagtttcacgcggcactgcttcgggtccctgttatggcctctgtccttcatgccctgggagattttcacaaaggttttggcatttcaaaaactggaacggagttctgatagcacggattcctctccccaaacagcgatcagatcccgtacctcccgttcggtccatgctggagctcttttgcgattctgggactccatcatggtcacctgtgctgatgagctctgcatggtcacctgcagcttgccacgctggccaaacaggaaatgagactcaaaagttcgcggttcttttcctgtctacctggccagtgcatctgagttgagagtgctgtccagagcggtcataatggagcactctgggataggtcccggaggccaataccatcgaattgtgtccacagtaccccaaattcgagccggcaatgtcgatttaagcgctaatccacttgtcaggggtggagtaaggaaatcgattttaagagccctttaagtcgaaataaagggcttcattgtgtggacgggtgcaggtttacatctatttaacgctgctaaattcgacgtaaagtcctagtgtagaccagggctaagacacaGTCGTCACTATACAAATAGCAGCAGCATTTGATCTTCTGCTGTTTGCAAATATTGCCTCTTTACTGATTTAAGCAGACTTTAGAAAATGTAAAGGTAAAAGATGGATTTTAGTTGCTAGGTATTCCCTTGTTTGTTCTACAGAAACACTTCATATAGTTAAATCATTTGAAATTATATTGTAGATATAAAcaaaataatcaatttttaaaTATCCATGAACTCCATAAATACTAGCTTATATCTGTCGTCGCAGTTTGCCCTTATTCTGTTTTCAGGATTAGTAGTTTTGGCCAGATAAAACCACACAAACCCCATGAAGCTTATGAGTCCGCTTTCTAATATGCCCTTGTTTTGCtgagaaataatggggaaaacATTACCAGAAGAAAACACCTAAAATGACAGAAACATCAAAGTATAGAAATGAATGGGAAAGAGAGATGAAATTTAATTTGACTAATGGGGAAAAACTCAGAGGCAAATGCTCAGTGAGCTTACATTTCCCTTCCCTATGCCTTATTAAAGAGGAAGATCATAACAAGAGATGCAAATAAACTGTCACTGCATGAAGCAAAATTATATCTATAACATCAGTTCAGTGAGAATAGTGGAGCAAGCTAGTACTGATGGGAAGCTGGCATTGTTACCTACTAGATAAAAGGAATCCAGATGCAGCTATTTACACTAACTCCACCAGTGCAAGCAGGAACAAATAAAGGCTTGCTATCATTTGGTCTAATAGCCTACAAAATACATAAGAAAGCTTTCAATTTTCAAATCATTACAGGCTGACCACACCAGAGGAGTATCCTTCAATGTCTAAAAGGGGAGCAACTGGTTCACGACTAAGGCTGAGTACTTTGCCCATGCCATCTGAGGAATAGCACAGATGACAAATGCAGATGTGCCCAtgaagagtatgtctacacagaccACAGAAGCgaaccccccagcctggggctgacgGACTCTagagctctaaaaatagctgtctaggcagtgctttgaagttgtggcttgggctggagcctgggctgtgaagGTGAGGCAACCTCAAAGCACTAACTGTACAGCTGTTCTCAGAGAGCTATGGTGAGCCCcactagcccaagtctgttgaaCCAGGCTGGGGGGCTCTCTTCCAAGGGCTGCACAGATATACCCCAACTTACCCTGTCTGACTGGTAGACAGGCCGAGGTGCAATATAGAACAGTGAAATGATGCTGCAAAATAAGAAAGTTatacacagaaaaacaaaataattatattAGAGAAGTTTCTGTACCTGGCCATTCCCAGACTGGAAAAGTTGGAAGGGACTATCAACACATCAATCCTGGAAAAGGGGTGGGTACCCAATATAGCATGAGCAGCTGACAGGCACTGAGGAATCAGCTCAAGAAGGATCTCTGCACAACGATCCTTAAGGCACCATGGAGCAAAGACTCGATGAGGAATGACTAGCTGAGAACTGGCAGCAGGATTTTGGAAACGGCAAGGATATGCCACATGACCACAGCTCCCTTTGATCAACCTGACAATACCACAAAATAAAATGGTTTAGTTTGACATTACAAATACATGTAGTTAAATATGTGTGCAAGAGGTGAGGAATTTCTGCAGACATCAAGGACCTAAAGCTACAGATAGGTCACATGCAAAGTTGGCTCTTTTGTATGCTCACACTGTTCATGTCAATGCAGTAGTGAAAAACCGCAGGCAAAATTATTATTGATATGCTTGGGTAGAACTGATTTGGCCACTCCAATCTAAAATAAATGAAAGTGGTAACATCTTGTTTTACAGATGTCAAAAGAACATGCTTGCAAAATGCATTCACTATTCAAGACAAAACTTTGTGTATGtttgcattttataaaaaataaatacagaaaagtaAATGGACAAGAAAAAAACATACAGCTCAAACTAAAGCAAAGATTCAGAGAGTTCCTaagctaaatatttttgaaacactTAAATATTTAACCAAGTTACAAAGACAGGATTTACTTTTGTCAAAGAAAAGAGATCTGATTCATACTAAAATCAaagttcaattttttaaattaaaaattcttcaGACAGACAAACTGTAAAAAATTGTTCCTATTACACAAAATAGCAGATTTAAATTCAGTCATAGCACAACACAAACCCTCTCTTTGGTTTCAAGTTGCAACTTTGGAGGCTGATTTATTGTAAGCACTAGGAACAGTACTATTTGCAGGATCAGCCTCCAAACTAGTACTTTTCTATAAGCTATGATTACTTTTGCTGAATTGATGGCATGTAGCTAGCTGAGTTAATAACAATGAAATAACACCAAGAATGACATTCTTTTAAATCTACTTGGTTAATTTACCTAGGTCAGAGCACAATTAGTAAAGTTGAAATTTGACAAGGTTTTCTTTTTAGGAGGTTTGCTTTTAAGATATATTGGATATATTTCACACTTCAGATGAGTTTATACAATTTTAATGTACAATGTATCTAGAGCTTGAAATACAATGTGCTCGGGTAGCAAAATCAGAATAGataaatcccattttaaaattcACTTCTTTAAGGAATCCTTCTTTACGGTCCTTCTCACCAAAATATCTGCTCATTGTTCCGTACCTGACCTACTGTCCCATGATTTATGTTTCTCTTGTCTACCTTTGGCGCTCCACTCTGGAAACTGTTGTTACTCTAGGGAGGGCTGGCTAGCGAACACTGTCTCCCTTCAGGCAGTGTCCTTGTGTCTTTCTATCATTT is part of the Caretta caretta isolate rCarCar2 chromosome 5, rCarCar1.hap1, whole genome shotgun sequence genome and harbors:
- the LOC142072027 gene encoding uncharacterized protein LOC142072027, with protein sequence MKDRGHNRDPKQCRVKLKELRQAYQKTREANSRSGSEPQTCRFYDELHAILGGSATTTPAVLFDSFNGDGGKTEAGFGDEEDSSQQASGQTGFPDSQELFLTPDLKPVPPEPTQGCLLDPAGGEGTSAACVSMITGSSPSQRLVKLRKKKNRTHDEMFSELMLSSHTDRAQTNAWRQIMSECRKAQNDQEERWRAEENKWRAEESK